TTTTACGATACGGCATATAGCAATTACAGGGTGAAAAAAGTGTGGGAACAAAAGAGCAGTGGTGTGCCACCTGCCGGATTTTCGTATGGTAATGAATTGGCAGATTCTGCTGCGATTCTCGCTAAGGGCTTTGATGTGAGCGATGGTTCACACGGTACGCATGTGGCTGGTATTGCAGGAGGTTCAGGATTTGGAGGCGATGCTACTAATAAAGAGTTTAGGGGCATTGCATACAATAGCGATTTGGTTTTTGTAGCCATTTATCCCACACCTCAGTATTGGCTTTCTACCGGTATGAGCGATATGTTGGATGGCATAAATTACACCTTTAATTATGCTGCAAGTGTGGGCAAACCTGCTGTTGCAAATTTAAGTTGGGGTTGCCCTTTAGGCCCGCACGATGGCAATTCTTTGTTTAGCAAAGCTTGCGATAACTTGGTAGGCGCTGGTAAAATTTTTGTGCTATCGGGAGGAAACAATAACAATAATATTATCCATTTGGGAAAGACATTTGAATTGTTGGACACGGCAGTTTCAACTATCGTTACTTTTCCTTCATCGCTTACAGAAAAGAAAAACCAGGTAGATATTTGGGGCGATTCTTCCCATACATTCTGTATTAGATTCGGTTTATGGAATGGCAGTACAAAGTACGACAGTACTGCTTTAGTTTGTTTAGACGATAATGTGCATTCCTTCAGTTTAATTGGTTCCGATGGCGATACTTGTTTTGTAACGGTATCTACTACACAAAAGGAATTTAACCAAAAGCCACATGCACTTGTTCAGCTCTTTTCTAAAACAACTAATAAGCTTGCTTTAACGGTAGAGGGTTACGATGGTTCTATCAATATGTGGCAAGGCATTGTGGTTAAAACCAGCGGACACTATGGTTCTTTTGCAAAATCGGGTTACGGTTGGGCTGTGAATGGTGATGCAGAAATGGTGGTAAGCGATATGGTTTCTACCCGAAGAGCTATAGCAGTAGCGGCATATAATACTAAAAACTCGTTCACGAATGTGAATGGAAATAAGCAAACATATTCGGGTTATACACGCGGCAATATTGCTGCTTTTAGCAGTAAAGGCCCCACTGCAGATGGCAGAACCAAGCCGGATATTGCTGCTCCGGGTATGATTGTGTCTTCGGCTGTGAGTTCGGTAGATAGCGAGTTTATGGCAACCGGAGCTTCTTATACTTCGGTAACGAGTGTTTATACTTCTGCTATGAATGGAGTAAAGTATCCGTTTGCTGCACTGGGAGGCACTTCCATGGCTGGTCCCGCGGTGAGTGGTATTGTGGCTTTAATGCTGGAAATAAATCCTAATCTAACGCCCGAAAGTGTAATGCAAATTCTTGCCGAAACAGCTATTGCCGATAATTTTACGGGTACTATTCCTTCGGCAGGAAGCAATACTTGGGGCTTCGGAAAAGTGAATGCTTATGGTGCCATAAAGAAAACATTGATTACGGTGGGTATTGTTCACGAACCTTCGGTGTTACAATGTATGTTGTATCCCAATCCTTCGACAAGCGGAAGCTATAAAATTCAATTAGAAAGCATAAATGGTGGAAAGGCGGAGGTAACGGTGTATAATTCCAATATGCAGCAAGTGCATGCCAGTGTATTTGAGATGGTGGCTGGTAGCAATACTTTGCCGTTGCAAATGCACAATGCAAGCAATGGATTGTATGTTGTAAAAGTAAAGGCTGCTGGACAGGAATCTGTAATTAAACTGGCAAAGCAATAGTTCTTGTATAAAAGAATTATATTGTATAAAAAGAGAAGGCTGCCATTGGCAGCCTTCTCTTTTTATACTTTTTCTTGTTTTAGTTATCAGCATCTTTGGTGGTAAAGTCCACTAAAATTCTGCCACAATGTTCGCAAGTAATAATGCGTTTACGTTGGCGAATTTCCATTTGGCGTTGAGGAGGTATTTTGGTAAAGCAGCCGCCACAAGCATCGCGCATTACAGCTACTACTGCTAATCCATTGCGGTAAGCTTTGCGAATTCTGGTGTAACCTTTTAGCAAACGCTCATCTACTTTTTTGGCAGCCTTTTCTGATTTAGAAAGTAACTCTTGCTCTTCTTTTTCAGTCTCTTCTACAATTTTATCGAGTTCTTTCTTTTTGTTTTTTAGATCCTTATCGCGCGTTTTAATTTGCTTTTCGGTTTCTTCCAGCAAACCTTTTTTTACTTCAATTTTGGCATTGGCATCGCCTACTTTTTTATCGCTCAATTGAATTTCGAGTTTTTGCAACTCAATTTCTTTGCTGAGTGCTTCAAATTCGCGATTGTTTTTTACGTTGTCTTGTTGTTTTTCGTAACGCGTAATAAGTTCTTTCGCCATAGATTTGGCGTTTTTACGGTTTTGCGCTTCTTGATCCAACTCGGCAATTTCATCATTGATATTGCTAAGGCGTTTGTTCAAACCTTCTATTTCATCTTCGAGGTCGCGCACTTCTGCGGGCAATTCCCCTTTTAAGATTTGAATTTTATCTACTTGCGTATCAATTTGTTGTAATTCCCACAGTTGGTGTAGGCGTTCTTCAACAGAAACTTCTTTTACAGCGGTTGCTTTTGCCATATTTTTTAAAAATAATTTACCGGATTAGTGTTAATTCGGCTTAAATGGAGCGCGAATGTAGGAAATTTTTCATTTAATAAAGAAATCAACAAATCTTTTGTGAATTGTTCGCTTTCGTAATGGCCAATATCTGCAATAACAATGCGGTTTTCGGCATCAAAAAATTCATGGTATTTAAAGTCGGAAGTTACATAAAAATCGGCTTGGGCGGCTATAGCGTGTTTGAGTAAAAAGCTACCTGAACCTCCGCAAACGGCAATTTTTTGCACTTTTCTTTTTAACAAATTGGTGTGGCGAATGCAGTTTGCGTACATTTTTTCTTTTAAGAAGGAAAGAAATTCGCTTTCAGAAAGTGGCGCGGGGAGTATGCCCACCATGCCGCTGCCGGTGTGTGCCAATGTGTTGGTAAGTGAATATAAGTCGTAAGCCACTTCTTCGTAAGGATGGGCTTGGGTGAGTGCTGTAATAATTGAATGCTCTAGGTGTGCAGGAAAAATTGTTTCGAACCGCATTTCAGATACGCTTTCTTTTTTGCCTGCAGTTCCAATGGTTGGGTTTGAAAGTGTATTTCCTTTAAAGGTGCCTGTGCCTTGTTGGGAGAATCCGGTTTCGCTGTAGTTGCCTATATGGCCGGCTCCGGCTGCGAATATGGCTTGGGTTACGGTTTCAAAATTTTCAACAGGAATAAAGGTTACTAGCTTTTTTAGGAGGTTTGCTTTGGGTTGCAGTATTTGGCAGTGTTGCAAGCCTAATCGTTTGCAGATTTCGGCATTTACACCATTGCTTACATTGTCAAGATTAGTGTGTATGGCATAAATGGCAATACTGTGTTGAATAGCTTTAATGACAACGCGCTCTACATAGTTTTTACCTGTAATTTTTTTTAGACCCGAAAATATAATGGGATGGTGTGCCACAATAAGGTTGGCTCCGAGTGCAATGGCTTCATCTACTACTGCTTCGGTGCAGTCGAGGGTAATGAGTGCAGCGTTAATTTCCATGGCGGGGCTGCCGGTAAGTAGGCCGCAGTTATCGTAGCTTTCTTGCCATGCCAGTGGTGCAATACTTTCGAGATGTGCGATTATTTCTTGCAGTTTCATGTTTGGTTAATTTTCTATGAGTTCTTTGGCATTGGCAAGTGCTGCGGGTGTGATATTTTCACCACTAAGCATTTTGGCTACTTCGTGCAATCGCTCTTCGGAGTTGAGCTGCTTTATGCGTGTGTGTGTGCGCTCGCCTTGCAGTTCTTTGTAAATATGGAAATGCTGTTTTCCGGCTGTGGCAATTTGTGGAAGATGCGTAATGCAAATTAGCTGATGGTGTTGGCTAAGTTGCTTCATTAGTTCGCCAACGCGCTTGGCTACTTCACCGGAAATTCCGGTATCTATTTCATCAAAAATCATGGTAGGAAGCGTTGCTGCTTCGGCTAAAACAGATTTTATGCATAGCATAAGTCGTGAGAGTTCACCTCCCGATGCCACATTTTTTAATGCTTGTGGTGCTATGCCTTTATTGGCAGAAAATAGAAGTTGTACTTCGGAAAATCCTGTTGGGGAAAGTTGTTGATGTTGGGTGAAATTTACTTCTACTAAAAAAGTGGCATTGGGCATTCCTACTTTTTGCAGTAGTTCTTTTACTTGTTTTGAAAAAGAGGGTGCGGCATTGGTTCTGTTGGTATGTAGTAATTGTGCGGTTTGTAATAGTTTTTCTTCGCTGGTTTTTATAGTTTTTTGCAGTGCGGCAATATTGCTTTCGAGTTGGGTGTTTTGGGTGTTTTTTTCTTGTAGTTGAAGGGCTATTTCCAATAGGTTGTCGGCATTTTCTACTTGATGTTTTTTGCACAGTTTATGAAGCAAAAGCAGTCGCTCATTTATAGTTGCTAAGCGTTCCGGCTGTATGGAAATATCATCGGAAAGATTTTCTAATTCACGGAAAATATCTTTGAGTTCTATGACGGTGCTGTGGAGGCGCTCGCTTAGTTCTGCCAGTTGTTTGTTGAATGATTTTACGGGCTTTAGCTCATTGATACTTTCCGATAGCAAACCGATGATGGATATTTCTTGTTCGTCTATAAAGCCTGCCACTTTTTGAATGGCAATTTTTATGTTTTCGGCATTGCTTAAAGTGCTTTGTTCTTCTTCTAGTTGAAGCTGTTCGCCTGCTTCAATTTTGGCTTCGTTTAATTCATGTAACTGAAATGAAAAAAAGTCGTTTTCGGCAGTAGCCTGCCGGAGTTGCGCCTGCAAATTTTCCAACTGTGCAACATCTTTTTTGTGTTGAAAATATTGCGCAGTGTAGGAAGAAAGCAGTGGCTTGTTTTGTGCTAAAGTGTCAAGCATTTCCATTTGAAAACCGCTTTCGGCAAGCGAAAGAGTTTCGTGCTGCGAATGGAGGTTTACTAATTGTTCACCTATGTTTTTTAATACTTGAAGTGTAACGGGCGTATCGTTTACAAATGCCCTGCTTTTACCCGATGCGTTAATTTCTCTTCGCAAAACGGTTTCGGGTTCGCAATCTAATTCGTTGGCTGCGAGCAGTTGTTCCAGCGTGGGGGAAGGCTTGCCGAAAACAGCTTCTACCGTACATTTTTGCTGTTGGTTAAAGAGTGCTTTAGTATCGGCTCTTTCGCCCAAAACCAACGCAAGTGCGCCTAAAATAATGGATTTGCCGGCTCCGGTTTCTCCGGTCATGGTGTTTAATCCACTGCCGAAGTTTATTTCAAGCTCGTCAATAATGGCGTAATTTTGGATAGAGATACTTTTGAGCATAACAAAGCAACGAAGCAAAAAAAGTAAAACAAATGGTATTGAAGAATACTCGTGAGTGAAGGCGTAATTAAATACAGAAAAATTAACCGATGCTATGTTGCATAAAGCCGAAACTAATCTTTTCTTGCGCACTTATTTTTTACAATGCAGTACGCACTTATTTTTTTCTTCTCCCTATTGTTTGCCGTAGGGCAAGTTGGAGCTCAATCGGCATATATTGTAAATCCCGAAAATGTAACTATTGCCCGCGATAGTTTTGGTGTGCCACATATTTTTGGAAAAACTGATGCCGATGTGGCATATGGTTTGGCATGGGCAAATTCCGAAGATGCTTTTCATGTGGCGCAAGATTTGCTTTATACCTCTAAAGGATTTATGGGAAGATCGGGAGGTGTAAGTGGCGCTAAAGCCGATTTTTTTGTGCATGCAATTGGAGCCAGGCAGTTGGTAAACGAAAGGTTTGAAAGCGATTTGTCTCCGGCATTCAGGAAGTATTTAAGTGGCTTTACGCAGGGTATCAATGCTTATGCGGCTGCGCATCCCGAAGATGTGCGCATTAAGAAAGCATTTCCCATAAATGAGAAAGATGTGTTGGTTGCGTATGTTACCATTATGAGTTTTATGAGTACCGCAGGCGATAAAGTTGGCGATGCTGTAAGTGGGAAGTATGATGGCGAAAAAGTTATTTTCGATAGCAATAATTCACTGGGTACCGTTGGCTCAAACGCTTTTGCTTTGGCGGCATCTAAGACCACAGACGGTAAAACGTATTTGTGTATAAATCCACACATGTTTATGGAAGGTCAGTTGAGTTTTTACGAAGCTCATCTGTGCAGCGAAGAAGGTTTGAATATTTCAGGACCAATGTTTCATGGAAGCAGTTCGCTGGCAATGGGTGTAAATAAACACTTAGGTTGGGGAATGACTTGGAATTACATGAAAAAGGCAGATGTATTTAAGTTGAAAATGCATCCCCAAAAGAAGTATTACTATGAGTTTGATGGTGCTTGGGTAAAGTTAGAAAAACGCCCTGTGTGGCTCAAGGTAAAAGTGAAAGGCTTGCAGGTGGCTGTAAAGAAAACAACCTATTGGAGTAAATATGGCGCTACAGTAAAAAGCGATAAGGGCAATAATTTTTATGCTATACGCTTTGGTGCAAACCAAACTATAAAAACGCCACAGCAACTCTACGAAATGAATAAGGCCGATAGCTATGAATCTTATTGGAAAGCATTGCGCAATAATGCTTTGGCATTGTTCAATATAGTGTATGCCGATGAAAAGAATAATATATTTTATTTAAGCAATGGCGAAATTCCCGATAGGAATTTGAAAATGGATTGGCACGGTATTATGCCCGGAAACACCTCTCAAAATTTATGGACAAAGTTATTGCCCAACGATAGTTTACCACATGTAATAAATCCGGCTTGCGGGTTTGTAATGAATACTAATAATACACCATTCGATGCCACTTGCGAAGGGCAAAACGATAACCCCAATCGCTATCCGCGCTATTTGGTAGATGAGCGCCCCGGCAATAATAATAGAGCCATACAATTGAGGAAAGCACTATTGGCAAAAGAAAAGTTTGATTTCAGCGATTTGCGTGAAATAAAGTTCAACTATGCCATATCCAAAGAGTCGCCATTGTATCGCTCCTTGCAGCCTTTATTTAATCTGGACACCGTTATGTATCCCGAATTTGCAACGGCTATTAGAACTTTAAAGAGTTGGAATTTAGTGTGCGATACCAATTCTTATGGCACGGCAGTAGTGGGTGCTTTTATGCAAGTTTTATTTGACAAGCGTGGCCGCAGCGATGCCAGTTTTGTTTCGGGATTCTCTATTACCGAAGATGAAACCGTAGAAACATTACGTAAAGGATTAGCATTTCTTAAAGAAAAGTTTGGTTCTGAGTTGGTGCGCTGGGGCGATATACATGTAAACTATCGCGCAGGAAAAATGGTGCCAATGAATGGATTTCCCGATGTGCTTTCTCCAACATATCCTGTGCAAAAAGTAATTAACGGCAAAACATATTTGGTGCCAACTCATGGCGATACCTATACCATGTTTGCCAAGTTCGGGAATCATGGTGTAGAAGCCATGCAATCGCTGCTGCCTACCGGAAATTCATTGCGGGAAACTAGCCCGCATTACAACGATCAAATAGAATTGTTTCGCGATGTGCGCCTCAAACAAATGAGTTTAGATAAGGACATAATCTTAAAAGAGGCAATAAAAATTTATCACCCAAAATAATAATAGACAAAGAACGTGATAGGTGTAATAAACATTGCCCGTTTACTTTTGTAGAAACGCAGTTGTGTAGTATGTTGCATTAAATTTTTGGAAAACAAAAAATCGTGTAGGTTTGAAACCTATTTTTAAAACAATGATGAAGAGCATTTTAAACGAAGAGCCTGAAAAACCGGGCAAAGCCGATGAAGCAATGGAAAAATTTGCAGGAGGCTTAATGAAGTTCGACAATAAATTTCTCGAACAACGCAAAGTGTTTTTGTGGGGTCCCGTTCACGATGAATCTGCCGAAAAGGTTGTAAACAGGTTACTTTTCTTAGAGGCAAACGATCCCGGAAAAGATATATTCTTTTATATAAATTCTCCCGGAGGCGTAGTAACCAGCGGAATGGTTATTTACGATACAATGAAACTTATTTCTTCTCCCGTACATACTATCTGTATGGGCTTAGCTGCTTCTATGGGTTCCATTTTGTTGAGCGGAGGTGTAAAAGGGAAGCGCCTTATTTTCCCAAATGGAAGGGTGATGATTCATCAACCTTCGCTGGGTGGTATGTACGGACAAGCAACCGATATTGAGATTACAGCCAAAGAAATTCAGAAAACGAAAGAGTTGAGTGCCAAAATTCTTGCAGACAATTGCGGCAAACCTTTTGAAAAAATAATGAAAGATTTTGATCGCGACCACTGGATGAATGCACAAGAGGCGTTGGAATATGGTATTGTAGATGGATTTGCAAATTCGTTTTAAATGTTGCAGAAAGACCAACATGTTGAAATAGCCCGCCTGCAAGGCGATATTGCCGGATTGCTTGGAATGCCGCAAGAAAACATTGTGTTTAATTTCAAGCAGCGAAACGAAACTGTGCGCCTCGATATGGTTACTATTAATCCCAAACACGAGCAATCATTTTTGTTTCACAGTACCGATGGTACCGATAAAACCGATGCGTTGCGCAAAATGGTGGAGTATATTCAAGACCATTATCACCACGAAAATAGTATGACAATTCAGTGGATGAAAGTGGGAGAAAATAAACTCTATACCTCTTATTTCCGGGCTATAAATATGTATGAGGCCTTAGATAAATTTTATTACGAGCGCGATTTAAACCAGTATAAAATATTCAGCATTTCGCTTAATCCCGTAAGTTAAGAATGGTAGAAATTATTCACCGCAATATTACGGTAAGCGGAAAAGTTCAAGGTGTTTGGTTTAGAAAGTTCACACAAGAGCGCGCTGCCATATTGGGTGTAAAAGGCTGGGTAAGGAATACTCAAGAAGGCAATGTTTACATAGAGGCCGAAGCAGAAAGTTCGGTAATGGAAATATTCTTAGAAAGCGTGAAGCAGGGAAGCCCGCTTTCGCAAGTGCAAAATATGGTGGTGGAGGAGGCTCCGGTAAAATACTTCATAGCCTTCGAAATTCTCTATACATAAGGTTTTGCAAACTGTTTGGGATTAAGAAAACTGTGCCTTGTGGTTTAGTTTATTTTATACTGCTACACTCTGTATTTCTTATGTTGAAAATAATTTAAGCATTTCACACAAGCGTTTATTTTTGTATGAAATCAATGTATCTAAAATAATTTGTGAGAGTCATTCTACTGCTACTGTTGTTATTGTTATTGCTGCCTTTTAGCCAGCAGGCCCAAAGTTGGACTTTAGAAAAGTGCGTACAATACGCATTAGATAACAACATAAATGTAAAGCAAGCGCAACTGCAAAAAGAAATTTCGCAAAAGCAATTAACGCAAAGTTATCTTTCTACTTTTTTGCCAACCATAGATGCAGCCGTTAATTACAATGTGAGTGTAGGAAATTCAGTAAATGCATTTACCTATTCGGTAGTGCAGGGAAGTTTGCAAACCGTTACCGGAAACATACAGGCTTC
This genomic stretch from Chitinophagales bacterium harbors:
- a CDS encoding Nif3-like dinuclear metal center hexameric protein, producing the protein MKLQEIIAHLESIAPLAWQESYDNCGLLTGSPAMEINAALITLDCTEAVVDEAIALGANLIVAHHPIIFSGLKKITGKNYVERVVIKAIQHSIAIYAIHTNLDNVSNGVNAEICKRLGLQHCQILQPKANLLKKLVTFIPVENFETVTQAIFAAGAGHIGNYSETGFSQQGTGTFKGNTLSNPTIGTAGKKESVSEMRFETIFPAHLEHSIITALTQAHPYEEVAYDLYSLTNTLAHTGSGMVGILPAPLSESEFLSFLKEKMYANCIRHTNLLKRKVQKIAVCGGSGSFLLKHAIAAQADFYVTSDFKYHEFFDAENRIVIADIGHYESEQFTKDLLISLLNEKFPTFALHLSRINTNPVNYF
- a CDS encoding S8 family peptidase, which gives rise to MKYLVCICVGVWWSLQIQAQPGLSAGTKLLLHKLKKEEGKVFFDGFVYKQDNRGSVYVSGLVEVENNFNPASFESIGVRVGTKTGNIYTVRVPVERFEKFTQTAGVKFIDVDQPMLMQLDSVRKATKVDSVHGGYDLPMPYTGKNVVVGVIDAGFDYSHPVFYDTAYSNYRVKKVWEQKSSGVPPAGFSYGNELADSAAILAKGFDVSDGSHGTHVAGIAGGSGFGGDATNKEFRGIAYNSDLVFVAIYPTPQYWLSTGMSDMLDGINYTFNYAASVGKPAVANLSWGCPLGPHDGNSLFSKACDNLVGAGKIFVLSGGNNNNNIIHLGKTFELLDTAVSTIVTFPSSLTEKKNQVDIWGDSSHTFCIRFGLWNGSTKYDSTALVCLDDNVHSFSLIGSDGDTCFVTVSTTQKEFNQKPHALVQLFSKTTNKLALTVEGYDGSINMWQGIVVKTSGHYGSFAKSGYGWAVNGDAEMVVSDMVSTRRAIAVAAYNTKNSFTNVNGNKQTYSGYTRGNIAAFSSKGPTADGRTKPDIAAPGMIVSSAVSSVDSEFMATGASYTSVTSVYTSAMNGVKYPFAALGGTSMAGPAVSGIVALMLEINPNLTPESVMQILAETAIADNFTGTIPSAGSNTWGFGKVNAYGAIKKTLITVGIVHEPSVLQCMLYPNPSTSGSYKIQLESINGGKAEVTVYNSNMQQVHASVFEMVAGSNTLPLQMHNASNGLYVVKVKAAGQESVIKLAKQ
- a CDS encoding ATP-dependent Clp protease proteolytic subunit, which encodes MMKSILNEEPEKPGKADEAMEKFAGGLMKFDNKFLEQRKVFLWGPVHDESAEKVVNRLLFLEANDPGKDIFFYINSPGGVVTSGMVIYDTMKLISSPVHTICMGLAASMGSILLSGGVKGKRLIFPNGRVMIHQPSLGGMYGQATDIEITAKEIQKTKELSAKILADNCGKPFEKIMKDFDRDHWMNAQEALEYGIVDGFANSF
- a CDS encoding penicillin acylase family protein; amino-acid sequence: MQYALIFFFSLLFAVGQVGAQSAYIVNPENVTIARDSFGVPHIFGKTDADVAYGLAWANSEDAFHVAQDLLYTSKGFMGRSGGVSGAKADFFVHAIGARQLVNERFESDLSPAFRKYLSGFTQGINAYAAAHPEDVRIKKAFPINEKDVLVAYVTIMSFMSTAGDKVGDAVSGKYDGEKVIFDSNNSLGTVGSNAFALAASKTTDGKTYLCINPHMFMEGQLSFYEAHLCSEEGLNISGPMFHGSSSLAMGVNKHLGWGMTWNYMKKADVFKLKMHPQKKYYYEFDGAWVKLEKRPVWLKVKVKGLQVAVKKTTYWSKYGATVKSDKGNNFYAIRFGANQTIKTPQQLYEMNKADSYESYWKALRNNALALFNIVYADEKNNIFYLSNGEIPDRNLKMDWHGIMPGNTSQNLWTKLLPNDSLPHVINPACGFVMNTNNTPFDATCEGQNDNPNRYPRYLVDERPGNNNRAIQLRKALLAKEKFDFSDLREIKFNYAISKESPLYRSLQPLFNLDTVMYPEFATAIRTLKSWNLVCDTNSYGTAVVGAFMQVLFDKRGRSDASFVSGFSITEDETVETLRKGLAFLKEKFGSELVRWGDIHVNYRAGKMVPMNGFPDVLSPTYPVQKVINGKTYLVPTHGDTYTMFAKFGNHGVEAMQSLLPTGNSLRETSPHYNDQIELFRDVRLKQMSLDKDIILKEAIKIYHPK
- the recN gene encoding DNA repair protein RecN; translated protein: MLKSISIQNYAIIDELEINFGSGLNTMTGETGAGKSIILGALALVLGERADTKALFNQQQKCTVEAVFGKPSPTLEQLLAANELDCEPETVLRREINASGKSRAFVNDTPVTLQVLKNIGEQLVNLHSQHETLSLAESGFQMEMLDTLAQNKPLLSSYTAQYFQHKKDVAQLENLQAQLRQATAENDFFSFQLHELNEAKIEAGEQLQLEEEQSTLSNAENIKIAIQKVAGFIDEQEISIIGLLSESINELKPVKSFNKQLAELSERLHSTVIELKDIFRELENLSDDISIQPERLATINERLLLLHKLCKKHQVENADNLLEIALQLQEKNTQNTQLESNIAALQKTIKTSEEKLLQTAQLLHTNRTNAAPSFSKQVKELLQKVGMPNATFLVEVNFTQHQQLSPTGFSEVQLLFSANKGIAPQALKNVASGGELSRLMLCIKSVLAEAATLPTMIFDEIDTGISGEVAKRVGELMKQLSQHHQLICITHLPQIATAGKQHFHIYKELQGERTHTRIKQLNSEERLHEVAKMLSGENITPAALANAKELIEN
- a CDS encoding acylphosphatase; protein product: MVEIIHRNITVSGKVQGVWFRKFTQERAAILGVKGWVRNTQEGNVYIEAEAESSVMEIFLESVKQGSPLSQVQNMVVEEAPVKYFIAFEILYT